The genomic interval TGCGGTTGCTTTTTTAAGATTGAATCCAAGCAGTGTCACAAGCGCAATCGTCCAAAAAGTTCCTGTTCCTGGTCCAAAAAAACCATCGTAAAAGCCAAGTCCTATACCAAAAATCAAGAAAAAGAGATGGTTGCCAAGATAGGCATGGCGATCGTTTTCTCCCATTTTAGGCGATAACAGCGTGTAGATAAAAATCCCCACAAGCATGGCAGGAATAATCTTCGCCAAAATGCTCGCATCCATGAGCAAAATCGCATAGGTTCCAAGCGCCGCACCAATGAACGTATAGATAACCCCGATCATCACTTCCGACCACGTGATAAAACCTTTGCGGATGAAGTTAATCGAAGCCATACCACTCCCAAACGTACCTTGAAGTTTATTGGTCGCAAGCGCGATGTGTGGGGGCATACCAGAAGCTAAAAGGACTGGAATCGTAATAATGCCACCTCCGCCTGCAATCGCATCAATAAACCCCGCCACAAGCCCTGTCAGCAAGAAGATCACGTAATAATAAAATTCAAATTCCACTTTTTTTGATCTCCTCGGTCTCAATGCTACTGCTTACCTCTTCAGGTGCTGGTATCACCGTTTCGACGCCTTCAGATTCGTTTACATGTAAAGCTATTGCCTCTTGTTCTTCAGGCAAAGCAGGCTCAGGTACGACGGTTTCACTAAGCGCATCCGTCGTCTGCTCTAAAACAGCTGAAACGTCGCTTTCATCTTGTTCTTTGGCCTCTTCAAGTTGTGCGTAGATGTCCAACGCCTCTTTGGTGGCCGTTGCAACCTCATTGTACGTTCCCTCTCGAATATGCCTCCAAATATCACGCCTGACCAAGCTTAAGACATAACGCCTATCGCCGCCAACCACACGACCAAGCTCATGACCGCCACAGGTTGGGCAGACAAAAAAGGTGATTTTATGCTGTAAGGTCTCTTCTGAGCGGCAATTTTCATCATCCACCATTAACATGCTTTGACACTTAGGACAATAACACCAAAGGCCGATGACATCGCCTTTTTTATACTTCCAACGCCACAACACTTTAAATAAAATGAGTTCGCGAAATCTAAAATATTTGGGGCGCATCAAGACGCGAGCAACAAAAGGGAAGGCAAGTAAAATAATACAAATCGCAATGGCGCCACTGTTGACAACCCATTGAGGAATAGCGTAAAGCTCGCTGATACGGTTTAAAAGATCGATAATTTTTTCCAAAAAAAGTCCTAAAAGGTTGTTTGATTGAGAGCCCGCAAAACACTCAGTGCTTGCAGATGCTCTTTAACGTCATGAACGCGCAGTATTGTGGCACCGTGTTCATACGCCTTAAGATGAAGGGCTAAAGTACCCGCTAAACGCTCAGAAATGGGCGTAGGGATGATTTTGTCGATCATCGATTTTCGACTGGCTCCAAAAAGTAATGGATAGCCAAAATGCAAAAAGTGTTCATGGTGTTTCAGAAGTGTTAAATTGTGCTCTAAATTTTTTCCAAACCCAATGCCCACATCAAGAACGATCTTGAAAATACCAAAGCTTTTTGCCTTCGCAATACGCTCTTCAAAAAAAGCATCCACTTCAATGAGAACATTGTCATACTGAGGCTCTTGTTGCATGCTCAAAGGTTCACCTTGCATGTGCATCAAAATGACGGTTGCATCGTACTTTGCCGCAACACGTGCCACATCATCATTGGCAAGAGCGGTAATGTCGTTAACGATACTAAAACCACGTTGCAGTGCATATTCCAAACACAAAGGTGAATAGCTATCGAGCGAAAAACGTGCTTTTTCAAACAGTTTATGCTCGTAAATCAGATCGATGATAGGCTTCACGCGCGCAAGCTCTTCCATTTCACTCACGCTCAGGCTCCCCGGACGACTCGAAACACCACCCAAATCGATGATACTCGCACCCTCACCTATCATCGTTTCGATGTGTTTGAGTGCAGCTTCACCACTGAAACGACTGCCTTGAAAAAAGCTGTCTTCATTCGTGTTAATAACGCCCATAATCTCAAAATCATTCTTACATGTAACGCACAATTCATTCAATTTTAAAGCAACCTCTTTGAGTCCAAAGGGTTGCGCTTTCTCTTTGCGCGCAAGCTCTTTCAGCTGTTTATCATTGGCAATTAAGATCGCATCGACCAAAGCTGTTTTACATGTAATCGTATCTTTAGGCACCGCAAGATCGGCGCCAATAGACAAGGCATCTTGTTTGAGAATATTGGCTGCAGGTGTTTTAAGATCTTTAATGTAGATAAGATTGTGATGCGCCTTTTGCTTTAAAATCGTACTTCCTTCACGAGTGACACCTAAAGTGTGAAAGAGCGCTGCAACATCGCTGTTAGCGTTTAATTTACAAAGTTTCATCGGTATTTTCTTAACATAATGGAGAGCAAAAGAGAAGTTAAAATCGTTTGCGCTCTGGTATTAAGTTCCACCAAATGCAACAGTTTTGCAAAATGTTCCAGCTCTTTTTCACTGAAACGCAGATGATGCTCATGAATCGATTCATACACAATGGCTTGAACCAACTCTTTGAGCAGCCCTTTTTCAACATTTTGGTGTTTTTGAATAAACGGATACATATCGCCTAGATCGAGTTTCGCAAGGTTGAGTCCACTGTGCGTCACCTCTTGTTCAATCAAGAGCTCTTTTTGAAGAAGGCGTGAGCGAACGGTTGGCAAAAAAGCTGTTTTAGAAGGGGCAACGACAATGAAAACAATGTGGCGAGGAGGTTCTTCTAGGATTTTCAAAAGCGCATTTTGCGCCTCGACGCGGTATCCTTTGGCGATGAGAATAAGGTATTTATTTTCAGATTCGGCGATATACGCCTCTTTGATCACCTCTTTGGCATCATCGATGAGAAACTCATCTTTGATGAAAAATAGGTGACGCTCTTTGGCATACGTTTCATGCAGACTCTCTTTGGCTTTTTCCACATTTTTACAAATCAAAATATGGCTGAAAACCCCTTCATCATTCGTTTTCAAAGTTAACCTCGGCAAAAAGCACGGCATCGATACTTTTATCGAGAAGTCTAAAGAGTTGAATCAATTTAATATCTAAACTATCGTCATCGCTTAAAAGGTAAAAACTATTTTGAACATGTTCGTCCATAATCCATAAAAAACTATCGTCTTTACGTTTGGCAATTTGCATCTTTACATCGCTATTTTTACCGACATAAAAAAACGTGTAACCACTCGGAAAAGCTTGGGAGAGCATGTTTTCTAAAAGCTCGATGTCTTCTTTCGTTTTGACTTGGTAAAGGTTAGGATAGAGTGTTTGCAACGCAATAAAAGGCAAAATCGGTCTATTTTTGTGGTGATTGTTGATGGCTCTGAGCATATAGTGCGAAAACCACGCGCGATCATCATCGGTGATCACAATAAACGTATGGCCATCCAGAAGATTTTTGAGCATGGAAGCGGCAAGAGGAACCCATTCGAACCTCTTCTCTTCCATCCAGCTCATCATAGAACCGTCTTTGCGGATCTCCTCAAGTGTCCATTTTAGAAATTGTTGCATCGATTATTTATCCAATTGGTAAGCACTGTGAAGGGCACGAACGGCAAGTTCACCGTATTTTGCTTGAATAACCATAGAGATTTTGATCTCGCTGGTACTGATCATCTCGATGTTAATGCCCTCTTTTGCCATCGTGTCAAACGCTTTACACGCCACACCACTGTGCGATTTCATACCTACACCCACAACTGAGACTTTAACGATGTCACTGTCATACTCCATAACATCACTTGCTCTAAGCTCACTCATAGCAGCTTTTGTCATCTCTAGCTCATTTTGAGGAACAGTAAAACCAAGGTTTGTTGTGCCATCGTGTCCTACATTTTGGATAATCATATCAACGTTAACGTTACAATCAGCGAGTTTTTTAAAAATCTCAGCCGCAATGCCAGGCTTATCCGTAACACCGCGAAGTGTCACTCTGGCTTGGTTTTTATCGAGTGCAATACCGCTAACTAATGGTTGTTCCATAATCTTATCTTCCTTTGTAATAAGTGTTCCTTCGTGTTTGTTAAAGCTACTGCGTGTCACGAGATTGACGTTGAGTTTTTTTGCCATCTCAACAGAGCGGCTTTGAAGCACTTTCGCCCCCAAACTTGCGAGCTCTAACATCTCATCGTAGCTGATTTTATCGAGTTTTTTAGCCTTAGGTTCAATGCGAGGATCGGTTGTATAAACACCATCCACATCGGTGTAAATCTCACACAGATCCGCTTCTAACGCTCCTGCAATCGCAACCGCAGAAAGATCACTGCCTCCACGACCCAGCGTTGAGACTTCACCGTTTTCGGTCACACCTTGAAAGCCTGCAACGACGACAATTTTGCCTTCTTTTAGCTCTTTTTTCATCAGTGTGGTATCAATGTATTCAATACGCGCTTTGGTATGAACCGCATCGGTCACAATCCCAGCACGACGTCCACTCATCGAAACAGCAGCATAACCCTCTGCTTCAAGCGCAATCGCAAGCAAAGCACTGGTCACACGCTCACCAGAACTTAATAACATATCGACTTCGCGATGATTGGGTGTTGTGCTAAAATGCGCTGCATACTCTAAGAGTTTATTGGTCTCACCACTCATCGCGGAAACAACGACGACAAGATCGTGTCCCTCTTGTTTGCTTTCTATGACTCGTTTGGCAACAGCCTCAATGCGCTCAACATTGCCAACACTCGTTCCTCCGTATTTTTGAACGATCAACATCTTAAAGATACCCTTCTTTTTTGAAATATTCTAACACTTGCTTATACACAGGTCGCTTGAAATAGGTAATAAAATCAAACACTTCTTCTAAATTGACAAATTTATAGTCGCAAAACTCTGGCTCTTTGGTTGCAAGGTTAATCTTGGCATCTTTTTTGAGTCTTACTAAAAAATATTTCTGGCTCTGTCCATCAAAAGGGTACATTTTTTGAGCAATTTTTTGAGGAAAATCGTATTGTAACCACTGAGGATACTCTGCAATGATTTCAACATCACCGGTACCAATTTCCTCTTCAAGCTCACGATAAAGGGCTTCTTGAGGGGTTTCTCCCGCATCAATTCCACCTTGTGGAAACTGCCAAGCGTCGGCAATATCACTACGACTGGCAATAAAAAGTTGGCATTGAAAAGGGTATTTGGCAGAGACAATCACGGCAGCAACATTGGGTCTGTATCGTTTTGGTGATTCCATAATTGCGCATTACCTCTATATTTTTGTTAAAATAGTATCGAAATAGTCATTAAACTTGCTTGATACAAGGAAATCCGTGTTAGCTTACCTCCATATCCCTTTTTGCGATAGCAAATGCCACTACTGCGCCTTTAACTCTTACGATAACAAAAGTGTACTCAAGCAAAATTACATGCAACAGATTACAAAGCAACTGCGCTATGAGTTGGAAAAATTTAATACACCTTCCAAAAGTATTCGCTCTTTATTTATTGGAGGCGGAACACCTTCAACCATTCAAGCCTTGTGGTATGCACCATTTTTTGAGATGATCACGCCCTATTTGGCAGATAATGCCGAAGTCACCTCCGAAGCCAATCCTCAATCGGCAACAAAGGAATGGATAGAGGGAATGCGCACGTTAGGCGTCAATCGTCTCAGCTTTGGTGTGCAGAGTTTTAATGCACAAAAATTGACCTTTTTAGGGCGCAATCACACGCCCAAACAGGCTTTAGACGCTATCACTTCGGCGGCAAATCTGGGCATTCAAAACATCTCCCTTGATCTCATTTATGGCACCGCACTGGACACGCCAGCTCTGTTGCAAGAAGACCTTAACATCGCCAGCTCCTTGCCCATCAATCATCTGAGTGCCTACGCGCTCACCCTCGAAGAAGAGACGCCCTTTTTCAAACGAACCGATGTTGCCAATGGCTCAGAGGAACTTGCCAAAGATTTCGTACACGCGATTATACAAGCAGGATTTCCCCAATACGAAATCTCCAATTTCGGAACCTACCAAAGCGTTCATAACAAAGGGTATTGGGAACATCAAGACTATTTAGGAATCGGGGCTGGTGCAGTAGGATTTTTAAAAAATAGGCGTTTTTATCCCGCAAAAGAGATCGAAGCTTACGTTCAAAATCCTCTTTTTCAAGAGATCGAAAAACTTAGCCTTGAAGATTTACATGTCGAAAAAATTTTCCTAGGATTGAGGAGCATGATTGGCATCGCACTAGCCAGTTTTAGCCCCAAAGAGATGATGCAAGTTAGCATTTTAGTGGAAGAAAACAAGCTTACATGTAAAGATCATCGTGTCTTTAACACGGACTACTTTTTAAGCGACGAGATAGCGCTTTTTATTACTCAATAGAGTTCCTACAGAACTCTTTTATCACGCCTTTTAGGCAAAGCCCAAAACAAAGTTTCCTTGAAAAGGCTACGCTAAGCCGCTGTGGCACTAAAGCTAGCCTCTCGCGAGGCAGAAGACTTCTTACAGTTTTGTAAGAAGTCTAATAATCTATATCTTCATCCATCGCCACTTTCAAAAGTGCTTTGGCGGCTTCTCTTCCTTCGTTGACAATATGCTTCACCTGAAGTGCTTTAAGCAGTTTTTTTTCATCGTAGTCACTCGCTTTGGCAACGATCTTAATCGGTGCATCAAATGATTTGAGCACCTCGCACAGCAGAATGAGTTTTTTCTCATTGTTAATCGCAATAATAACCGCTTTAGACTCTTCCACAAACGCATTTTTCAAAATACTCTTCTCAGCTGCATTGCCAAAATAAACTGGTTCACCCCTGTTTTGCCCGAGTTTGACCAGATTGATGTCATGTTCTAAAACCAAATAATTGACATTCATCTTTTTGAGACGATACACAATCTCTTGCCCTAGCTTTCCATATCCACACACAATGATGTGATCTTTAATGCCTGAAGAGTGAATCATAAAATCGCCGTTATTGGGCTCTTTCGTAATGGCATCGACAATTTTTTTCATATTTTTCAGAATAAATGGCGTCATAATCATCGATAAAACAACCGTAACAATCAAAATCTGAGATGTCTTGGCACTGATAAGCTGCGTGGAGCTTGCAAGGGCTAAAATCGCCAACGAAAACTCACCCGCTTGACACAATGCCAAACCCGTTTTCAGCGCAACTCGACCACCCACAGCAAAAAATAAAATCCCAAAAACAACCAGCGTTTTAAAGGCAACCATTGTGACTAAAAAAAGCAAAATCGTGCCATAATTTTGAGAAATCAACCCAAGATCAATCTGCATACCAACGGTGATAAAAAAGAGTCCGAGCAACAAGTCTCGAAAAGGAACCAAGTCGGCTTCAATTTGGTGTTTGTACTGCGTCTCAGACATCATCATGCCTGCCAAAAAAGCGCCCAAAGAGTAGGAAAAGCCTAAAGTGTGCGCTAAAAATGAGGCACCCACAACGAGGAGCAACACCGAAGCGATGAAAATTTCTTGGGTATCCGCCCAGACAACAAGCGATAAAAAGCGGTTAAGCAGATACTTGCCGATGATAAACATCAAACCCAAAATGATAATCACACTGTACAACGTCTGCAAAAGAAGCTCAGAAAGGGAACTGTTTTGATTTGAGAAGATGTTAAGCATCAACAAGATCGGAATGACCGCAATATCTTGAAAGAGTAAAATCCCCAGCGCTTTACGCCCGTAAATGGTATGAATCGTTCCACTGTCATTCAGAATCTTAAGCACAATCGCCGTGGATGAAAGCGCAAGCGCATACCCGATAATGATCGCACTCTTTTTTTCAATACCAAAAAAATGCTCAGCACCCAAAGCGATCACGCCGCCAACCAGAGAGACTTGAAGTAGTCCGTAAAAGAAAACATCTTTTTTCATACTTAAAAGATGTTTGATGGAAAACTCAAGCCCAATGGTAAACATTAAAAAAACAACACCAAATTCTGCGATATGCGTCAAAGATTCATTATTGCGACCCAATTTATACATGTAAGCAATAGCAAATCCCGTGATAATATAGCCAATAATCGTTGGTATATTAAAACGCTTCAACAAAAGGTTAAAGAGGGTTGCTAAAGCGGTTGCACTCAAAATGATCGCTAATATATTATCCACGACTATTCCCCAAATAAAATGATCTCGTAACTGTTTTTATGTTTCACCAAAGGATTTTTGGTTTGCGTACTTTTTTTCGTAAGCCCACTGAGTTCCATGCGTAAACTCTCCACCAATACTTCAAAATCATCGATTTTATCTTTGAGCTGCATAATGATGTCAACACCAGCAAGATTGACCCCAAGATCGCGTGTAAGGCGCTGAATCATCTTGATTTTGTCAATATCTTGTTGTGAATAAAGCCTCATCTTCCCATCGGTCCTTGAAGGCCTAACAAGCCCTTCTCGCTCATACTGGCGAAGTGTTTGAGGGTGAATGGTTAAAACTTTTGCGACAACACTGATCAAATAAACCGGTTCTTCATACCCATGATGCATGGCATACTCCTCGTAAGTTTAATGTGGTAAATGTTCTTCCAACAGTGCTTTTAAGGAGCTATCCAAAGAAGCAAGAGGAGGAAGAACGATGTTAGCCACTAAGTACAAATCACCTTTACTTTGCGTTTTACGGTTCAATGCACCATACTCTTTGACTCTAAATTTTTGTCCATTTTTCGTATCTTCTTTGACTTTGAGGGTAATCTCTTTATAGAGCGTATCCACAGCGATTTTACCACCAAAAAGAGCTGTTTTAAGCGGGATATCAATGCTCTTTACCAGATCATCACCTTCTCTGGTATATTCAGGACTGGAGGCGACTTCCACACTTAAGATAAGATCGCCCTTTTGACCTTGAAACGATTTACCTTTCTCTTTCACGCGCATCTTTTCGCCGTTTTTGATGCCAGCAGGAATTTTGACATCAAAACTTTCATTGTTGTATGAGAGCGAATGTTTGCCACCTAAAATAGCCACATTGAAAGGAATAATAATTTTAGCACTGACATCTAAGTCTGGCTCACTAAACCCACCAAAACCGCCGCTACCAAAGCTTCCAAAGCCGCCTCGCCCACCACTGCTAAAGCCTCCAAATCCACCGCCGCCTCCGCCACCGAAGATGCTACGTAAAATATCGTCTAAATTCGCACCCCCTTGTGCATTGGCAAAATCGTGGAAATTCTGACCGCCAAACATGCTATCGCCGTATTGGTCGTACTGACGACGTTTTTGCTCATCACTGAGGATTTCATAGGCAGCATTAATTTCTTTAAATTTCTCTTCCGCCCCTGAATCTTTGTTGATGTCAGGATGGTACTTACGCGCTAATCTTCGGTAAGCTTTTTTGATCTCTTCCGCACTCGCATCGACGGCGACATCTAATGTTTCATATAAGCTCTTACTCATGAGTGTTAACCTTGTTTTGGACTCTTTTTATCCATTAATATTTATAGCGATTATACCATAAAAGTTTAGTCTAGATCAATCAACTTCCCTGCTTCTTAACTTAATATTTACTTTATGTTTACCTCTCTCCTTTATAATTCCATAAGACAAAGATTTCAAAGGAGTTTGACTATGAAAAAAATAATTTTACTATCGCTTGTTGCATCACTATCCCTCTTTGGCGCGACGATTGACATCGCTCAAATGCCTAAAGATTCTGAACGCAAAGATGCCACAGCTTCCAATGTGATCCTCTCTTACAATACCGCTATCAAAGAGGCTAAGAAGAGTGTTGTCAACATTGCAACGACGAAAAAAAGTAAGCAAAACGACCAACTCAATGAACTCATGCAAAATCCGTTCTTTAAAGAGTTCTTTGGAAATAAGATGCCTGAACTCAAACAACAAGAACGTAAATCGCACTCTTTGGGTTCAGGTGTCATTATCTCCGCCAATGGCTACATCGTTACCAACAACCACGTCGTTGAAGGGGCGGATGAGATTGTCGTAACGCTTCCCGATGATGAAAAAGAGTATAAAGCTAAAGTGATCGGCGAAGATCCTAAAACTGATCTAGCCGTTGTTAAAATCGAAGCGAAAGATCTCCAAGTAGCTAAATTTGGCGACTCGTCTAACCTCTTAGAAGGCGATCTTGTTTTTGCCATTGGTAACCCTTTTGGCGTGGGTGAGACGATCACGCAAGGTATTATCTCCGCACTCAATAAAAACAATGTCGGACTGAATCAATACGAAAATTTCATTCAAACTGACGCTTCCATCAACCCTGGAAACTCGGGTGGTGCGCTTGTGGATAGCCGAGGGGCTCTCATTGGTATAAACAGCGCGATTCTCTCCAAAACAGGCGGAAATAACGGCATAGGCTTTGCCATTCCTTCCAATATGGTGCAAAAAATTGCAACCTCTTTGGTCGAAACAGGCAAAATTGAGCGTGGATTTATGGGTGTTTCCATTTCCGATCTTACCAATGATCTTAAAGAGCTGTATGAGAACAAACAAGGCTCCGTTATTTTGATGATCGAGAAAAATTCGCCTGCTGAAAAAGGGGGACTTCAAGTCTCCGATCTGATTCTTGAAGTGGATGGCATCAAAGTGAAGAACTCTAATGAGCTCAAAAATACGGTTGCAAGCATTGCGCCCGATAAAACCATTACCATTACGTATGAGCGTGATAAAAAAGTCAAAACAACCAAGATCAAACTTGCAAAAATGGATTCAGAAGAGGTAGTGGCAAGCAGTGATGGCAAAGCGACAACAACGCCTATTGAAGGGCTAAGTCTTTTGGAAATCAACGATAAAACCAGAGCCCAATACCAAATCCCCAAAGAAGTTGAAGGCGTGCTTGTTCTCGAAGTCAAAGAGGACTCGAAGGCTGAAAAAATGGGCTTTAGAGAAGGCGACATCATTATCCAAGTGGAACAGATGCACATCACCTCTCTTAAAGATTTAAACAGCGCAATTAAAGCACATAAAAACAGTAAAAAACGCGTTATCATCAACCGTCAAAACTACCGTGCTATCCTTGTAATGCCCTAATATTTAGGAGGCAAAAGCCTCCTAAATAGGCTATAATATCCTTTACATGTAAGGAGTGGGTTGATGACAAATGTTTTGATGATCGAGGATGATTTAGAACTTGCCGAGATTTTGATGGAGTATTTAGAACCGTTTGATATTGCTATTACCATCGCGGACGATCCTTATCTTGGACTTTCAACCCTTGACACTCAAAAATTTGATCTTGTTATTTTAGACCTCACGCTTCCAGGACTCGATGGTCTTGAAGTCTGCACAGAGATACGCAAACACCACAGTATACCGATCATCATCTCCTCTGCACGCACTGACATTACTGACAAGGTGACTGCTTTGGAAAATGGTGCCGATGACTATCTTCCAAAACCTTACAATCCAAGGGAACTTCAAGCACGTATTATGAGTCTACTTCGTCGGCAAAAAGGGTTGATTCCTACCGAACAGAGTGTGCAAAAACCAAAAGATTTGATCTTGAATGAAGAGCAGATGAACATTGTGTTACAAGGGAAACAGCTGCATCTTACCGCTGCAGAGTATGGTATTTTAGGCTATTTGATGAAAAAAGAGGGCGGTGTGGTTTCAAGAGAAGAGCTTATTTATAATATCGAAGCGATCAGCGAAGAGACGACCAATAAAAGTATCGATGTGATCATTGGCAGAATTCGTCAAAAACTGGGTGAAAACCCTAAGGAGCCTACGTATATCCATGCAATTCGTGGTGTGGGATACAAATTTTTACAATGACAAAATCTTCGATTTTCTACAGTATCACCTTTATTTTTTCCATCAGTATTGTCAGTATTTTTTTAGCACTCCTTTTTTTGCTGGAATATGACAAGCAAATGTATACGGAAAAACTCAATATAAAATACTCCATTATCTCGCGTGCAACGCTTTTTCACCTGAATAACTTTATCACCAATGATGAGCTTAAAAGGCAGGTACAAGGGTACCAAATGCGTGAAATTACCGATAAAGAAGACAAAGAGCAA from Sulfurospirillum multivorans DSM 12446 carries:
- a CDS encoding HobA family DNA replication regulator → MQQFLKWTLEEIRKDGSMMSWMEEKRFEWVPLAASMLKNLLDGHTFIVITDDDRAWFSHYMLRAINNHHKNRPILPFIALQTLYPNLYQVKTKEDIELLENMLSQAFPSGYTFFYVGKNSDVKMQIAKRKDDSFLWIMDEHVQNSFYLLSDDDSLDIKLIQLFRLLDKSIDAVLFAEVNFENE
- a CDS encoding Do family serine endopeptidase codes for the protein MKKIILLSLVASLSLFGATIDIAQMPKDSERKDATASNVILSYNTAIKEAKKSVVNIATTKKSKQNDQLNELMQNPFFKEFFGNKMPELKQQERKSHSLGSGVIISANGYIVTNNHVVEGADEIVVTLPDDEKEYKAKVIGEDPKTDLAVVKIEAKDLQVAKFGDSSNLLEGDLVFAIGNPFGVGETITQGIISALNKNNVGLNQYENFIQTDASINPGNSGGALVDSRGALIGINSAILSKTGGNNGIGFAIPSNMVQKIATSLVETGKIERGFMGVSISDLTNDLKELYENKQGSVILMIEKNSPAEKGGLQVSDLILEVDGIKVKNSNELKNTVASIAPDKTITITYERDKKVKTTKIKLAKMDSEEVVASSDGKATTTPIEGLSLLEINDKTRAQYQIPKEVEGVLVLEVKEDSKAEKMGFREGDIIIQVEQMHITSLKDLNSAIKAHKNSKKRVIINRQNYRAILVMP
- a CDS encoding aspartate kinase, coding for MLIVQKYGGTSVGNVERIEAVAKRVIESKQEGHDLVVVVSAMSGETNKLLEYAAHFSTTPNHREVDMLLSSGERVTSALLAIALEAEGYAAVSMSGRRAGIVTDAVHTKARIEYIDTTLMKKELKEGKIVVVAGFQGVTENGEVSTLGRGGSDLSAVAIAGALEADLCEIYTDVDGVYTTDPRIEPKAKKLDKISYDEMLELASLGAKVLQSRSVEMAKKLNVNLVTRSSFNKHEGTLITKEDKIMEQPLVSGIALDKNQARVTLRGVTDKPGIAAEIFKKLADCNVNVDMIIQNVGHDGTTNLGFTVPQNELEMTKAAMSELRASDVMEYDSDIVKVSVVGVGMKSHSGVACKAFDTMAKEGINIEMISTSEIKISMVIQAKYGELAVRALHSAYQLDK
- the folP gene encoding dihydropteroate synthase; its protein translation is MKLCKLNANSDVAALFHTLGVTREGSTILKQKAHHNLIYIKDLKTPAANILKQDALSIGADLAVPKDTITCKTALVDAILIANDKQLKELARKEKAQPFGLKEVALKLNELCVTCKNDFEIMGVINTNEDSFFQGSRFSGEAALKHIETMIGEGASIIDLGGVSSRPGSLSVSEMEELARVKPIIDLIYEHKLFEKARFSLDSYSPLCLEYALQRGFSIVNDITALANDDVARVAAKYDATVILMHMQGEPLSMQQEPQYDNVLIEVDAFFEERIAKAKSFGIFKIVLDVGIGFGKNLEHNLTLLKHHEHFLHFGYPLLFGASRKSMIDKIIPTPISERLAGTLALHLKAYEHGATILRVHDVKEHLQALSVLRALNQTTF
- a CDS encoding TSUP family transporter, translated to MEFEFYYYVIFLLTGLVAGFIDAIAGGGGIITIPVLLASGMPPHIALATNKLQGTFGSGMASINFIRKGFITWSEVMIGVIYTFIGAALGTYAILLMDASILAKIIPAMLVGIFIYTLLSPKMGENDRHAYLGNHLFFLIFGIGLGFYDGFFGPGTGTFWTIALVTLLGFNLKKATAQTKVMNFTSNIVSLAVFLWSGNVLILVGLLMGFGQIIGAYIGSNMVIKKEVKFIRTFFLTMVGLTLLKLIYSSYIA
- a CDS encoding heat shock protein transcriptional repressor HspR; translated protein: MHHGYEEPVYLISVVAKVLTIHPQTLRQYEREGLVRPSRTDGKMRLYSQQDIDKIKMIQRLTRDLGVNLAGVDIIMQLKDKIDDFEVLVESLRMELSGLTKKSTQTKNPLVKHKNSYEIILFGE
- a CDS encoding RNA pyrophosphohydrolase; translation: MESPKRYRPNVAAVIVSAKYPFQCQLFIASRSDIADAWQFPQGGIDAGETPQEALYRELEEEIGTGDVEIIAEYPQWLQYDFPQKIAQKMYPFDGQSQKYFLVRLKKDAKINLATKEPEFCDYKFVNLEEVFDFITYFKRPVYKQVLEYFKKEGYL
- a CDS encoding cation:proton antiporter, with translation MDNILAIILSATALATLFNLLLKRFNIPTIIGYIITGFAIAYMYKLGRNNESLTHIAEFGVVFLMFTIGLEFSIKHLLSMKKDVFFYGLLQVSLVGGVIALGAEHFFGIEKKSAIIIGYALALSSTAIVLKILNDSGTIHTIYGRKALGILLFQDIAVIPILLMLNIFSNQNSSLSELLLQTLYSVIIILGLMFIIGKYLLNRFLSLVVWADTQEIFIASVLLLVVGASFLAHTLGFSYSLGAFLAGMMMSETQYKHQIEADLVPFRDLLLGLFFITVGMQIDLGLISQNYGTILLFLVTMVAFKTLVVFGILFFAVGGRVALKTGLALCQAGEFSLAILALASSTQLISAKTSQILIVTVVLSMIMTPFILKNMKKIVDAITKEPNNGDFMIHSSGIKDHIIVCGYGKLGQEIVYRLKKMNVNYLVLEHDINLVKLGQNRGEPVYFGNAAEKSILKNAFVEESKAVIIAINNEKKLILLCEVLKSFDAPIKIVAKASDYDEKKLLKALQVKHIVNEGREAAKALLKVAMDEDIDY
- the hemW gene encoding radical SAM family heme chaperone HemW, which translates into the protein MLAYLHIPFCDSKCHYCAFNSYDNKSVLKQNYMQQITKQLRYELEKFNTPSKSIRSLFIGGGTPSTIQALWYAPFFEMITPYLADNAEVTSEANPQSATKEWIEGMRTLGVNRLSFGVQSFNAQKLTFLGRNHTPKQALDAITSAANLGIQNISLDLIYGTALDTPALLQEDLNIASSLPINHLSAYALTLEEETPFFKRTDVANGSEELAKDFVHAIIQAGFPQYEISNFGTYQSVHNKGYWEHQDYLGIGAGAVGFLKNRRFYPAKEIEAYVQNPLFQEIEKLSLEDLHVEKIFLGLRSMIGIALASFSPKEMMQVSILVEENKLTCKDHRVFNTDYFLSDEIALFITQ
- a CDS encoding DNA polymerase III subunit delta'; amino-acid sequence: MKTNDEGVFSHILICKNVEKAKESLHETYAKERHLFFIKDEFLIDDAKEVIKEAYIAESENKYLILIAKGYRVEAQNALLKILEEPPRHIVFIVVAPSKTAFLPTVRSRLLQKELLIEQEVTHSGLNLAKLDLGDMYPFIQKHQNVEKGLLKELVQAIVYESIHEHHLRFSEKELEHFAKLLHLVELNTRAQTILTSLLLSIMLRKYR
- a CDS encoding DnaJ family protein encodes the protein MSKSLYETLDVAVDASAEEIKKAYRRLARKYHPDINKDSGAEEKFKEINAAYEILSDEQKRRQYDQYGDSMFGGQNFHDFANAQGGANLDDILRSIFGGGGGGGFGGFSSGGRGGFGSFGSGGFGGFSEPDLDVSAKIIIPFNVAILGGKHSLSYNNESFDVKIPAGIKNGEKMRVKEKGKSFQGQKGDLILSVEVASSPEYTREGDDLVKSIDIPLKTALFGGKIAVDTLYKEITLKVKEDTKNGQKFRVKEYGALNRKTQSKGDLYLVANIVLPPLASLDSSLKALLEEHLPH